TTTTAATCTGCTACACGCAATCTGCTCTTCTGGCTGGGCTGTGTGAACGCGGTGGCATGCACGATGTGGTCTGACTCTCCAGAGATTCTTGAGACGACGCCACCCAACCATCTTACAACATCCTTGGTTTCcctctcgccatcttcgctggCATCCTCATCAGCCTGTCCCCCGGAAGTGGTCCCTTTCCCACCACGCGAAGGGCTGATTTTTGGGATCTTGACCAGCATTCGCGAAGTATTGCCCTTCCCACCCCGGATAAGGGTCAATTCTGGGATCTTTGCCCGTACGTAGGACGGGATTGTCTCCCCACCACGCGAAGGGCCGCCTTTTGCGATCTTCACCCTTAGGTCGGACGCGATCTTCTGACCACCACCCGAAGGACCGATCTGTCGAATCCTGGTTCTCGTTTGGCCACGAATTTTCGTCATTGGGGGCAGCAGGGTACGAATCGTGCCACTTTAGGCCACGTTGCTCGGTTGCGTTGGTATGTGATCGGACTAAGATTCTTGGCCGCTTCTTTCGGGGAACTTCGCCAAAGTCGTCGGAGCCACCACCGGGTTGCGGGGCTCTTGCGCTCATCATATCGGCAATTCGACAGGATTCGCAATGTTCGAAATGATACGAGGCAGGTCTAGGCAATGAGATACAAGAACCCATGGTTTTAAAATCAGTACCGTGTAAAACTGCAAACAAGCTGGGTGATGGCAGCAGATGAGTTGGGCGCCGCAGAGCACATATCTTCTTCAAGCTTATTAGGAGCTGTCAGTCAAGCTTCGCGTTACCGAGACAGTGGCCAGAGAGTCCGTGAGAAAAGACAGGAAATGAACAAGACACCAAACAAGCAAAGTTGAGGGGGTATGTTTGTTGATTCTGATTCTATGTACAGCTCAAAAACAGCCAAACCAAGGTGCTGCCACCCCTTGGTGGCACCTTACCCAAGGTGCAGCCATGGTTTTGTCGCACCTTGGCAGGTGCAGCCATGCCAAGAACGAACCTTCTCAATTGCCACCCCGGCTCTCTCCGTGGGACTACCAATGACCAATCGTTGCAATGTGTCTGGACGTTTGGAGAAGTCTGAACTCTGTTTTGTCGCAGCGGACGAGCGCGGACCCAGCTGTCGCTTTGAAACCATGGATCCAGGTCTTGGCACTCTACAGCCTATGGCAATTCGATTTGCATCACGATGCAGATGTGCTACAGGCATACGATGGTACTGACACAAACCTCTGTGACCATCAGATCTGCATACTTTGCTTTCTTGATTATCCGTAAAGCGGTCACCTCAATGGAACACAGTCTCTCGCCATGTCAGCTGCCGTTCGCGATACAGAATCGAACCTCTCCGAGCCGGATCCGAGACCAGGTCTCGGCCACTGCATCGCCATCTCAATAATCATATTCGTCGCCGGACTTCTCTTACCACTagccttctctttctcgtcgACGATCAAGCAGGTCGCCTACTGCGACCTTTGCAAGCCACAACCTGGCGACTCGGACCAAGAGTACACTGAGGAGATCCGCAAAGCAGGCTGGAGAATCAGGAAGGTTCTCTTTTCCGCATACATCATTGGCTGTTCGGCGATCTTCGCGGTCACTTTCACTCAGACTCCGGATTTAGACACTTATAGTCGAGCATTGAAAGCGAGCGTCGGCGCTTTTGTTGGTACCATGATGACGGAGGTCATCATCGCCTTTGGTGTCTGCATCGTGGTCAAGCATCGTCACGTGCTTGAAGTGGGTAAAGCTTGCAGAAGGACACCGCACGACAGTGTTGAGACATTTGAGCGGGTAGACTCCGGTCGAGCGGTGCAGTGAGGTGGTCACTTgagagaagcaaagatacAAAAGACTGACGCGACGATCGTTGACTAACACTGGTGTTGTTCATCACCTTGACGCGACTGCGGCCTGCTCGGTCCTTGAAGCACTGCGGCTAGCTCAACACAATTTGCGGAATGTTATGCGGTGATTTTTAGCATTGAGGCAGTGCGTCAAAGGGGACAGATCGTGTGAGGCTACACTGGTGCCCCGGCCTCGCTTTTGTTGTGGCGCAGTCCGACTACTGCGTGAAGCAAGGTGTAGGATGCTGCTTCTTTCCCTTGGTAGACAGGCATTTGAGGCCGCCCTCAAGGATTGTCGCTTCGAAGGCGCAGACAGGACTCAGATTGTTCGAGACGGCTAAATACCTGGAGGCAGAAAGGGTGTCGACAAACGCTCTTCGCCCAAGCACAGCACAATTGCTCATCCACACTATCGATCCTCACAACAACAATAGCAAATATCATACGATCCCATGGATGCAGACTATCTTCTCGACGACAAGTATGATGGCTACGACTGGTCCCGATACACGTGGGATCCCGCCACGATAACCCAATACAAATGGGACCCCGTCACAACAACACAATACTTCAACCCCGTCATCACTCAATACGATCTGCACCCTGCCACAACAGCTACCGCAAAGAGTGGCGGCACTGCCGAACACATCATCCTCTCAATACTTAGCAGCGGCGCACTTGGTATCCTCATTGTCATCTCCCGCGTCACCGGATACGCATGGAGTCACCACGTACTCTTCGGCCCAGTGCAAAAGCCTCAAACCAGTCAGAGCAGCGCCGATACCGAAAGCAACAATGAGGACACGCACGACAGCCCTCCGGCATACAGCGCCAGTAACGAGGTCACTGCGCATGATaccagcgccagcgccgaaaacagcagcaaggatGAGTCTAATGATCCTCCGGCGTACagtggcaatggcaatgctACTCCAAATGAACGCCCGGAGCTGTCGACGACAGAGAACACCAGAGCTTCTGAGACTTCtccccctcctcctcgcaaGCGAGAATTGCTCGCCTTATTGTGGCTCCTCGTTGGTCTTGCAGCCTATATCGGACTGCACATTTACTTCGCGAAAGCAAGTTTCGTGCAGGAACGAGGTCCTCAATTCGTGGGGAAAGCGGCTCTGATTGCATTTGGTGTCGTGGTGGCAACGGATTTCTTGCTGATTGGTGTCTGCCTAACTGTGCGGTGCATAAGGGGCACATGTTTTGGGAAGCGGGGTGCTGTGTTTAGACGATGAGATGAGATTGAGGAAGGCTTAGACTGGAGTGGAGCACTTCAGAGATGCGGAAAGGGTTGAGGATTGTGAGGCACATGGAATAGATTTcggcgaagacgaggcaAGGTGGTCGCTGATCTCGTGTCGCACCCTTTGGAGAGGGCCGCCGCCGGGAGTTGTTTCCTTCGTGGCGACTGGCGCTTTTCTTCAATTGTCATAAGCGGCATCGAACTTCTCATAGCTCAACATTGGGTCAACCGCTCCTTCAAGCTCTACAGAATCGCTCACGCAGACCATCAAGTACAATACAAAACAATGGCCGAAAGCAACCTCTACCACTACGGACATGGGATGAAGCCGCCTCAATTTGGCAGCGGTCACACTGCACCTCCCGCACAGATCGTCTTGCCCTATGAAAATTTAGTCATCTTACTACTCATTTGCGGTGCGTTTGGTATTCTTGCCGCGATTTCTCGCTTCATTGGGTTCATGACAAGTCGGCACATTGCATTTGGCCGGCTGGAGGAGAATTTGCAGAACGAAAATGCGAGCTTCAGCGCAGAAAGCGAAATTGCCAATGTCAACAACAAAGATGACAATTCTGGAAGTGGCAGCTGCCCTCAAATCCTTGCAAAGCAACAAGGCCCAGAAAAATACACAATGGAGACATCATCCAGACCTTCGgagccttctgcttcttcttctagtcGTTTTCGAAAGACTCTCACTTGCGAATTCTGGGTTGCATCTGGCCTTTTGATCTATGTTATTCTTACCATTGTTTTCAGAAGGACAATTTTTGTGCAAGGTGGTGGTCCGAAGGCGATCGCGAAAGCGGCTGCGGTAGCTTTGGGGATCGTTTCGGCGACGGATGGGTTGTTGATAGGTTGGTGTTGGGCTGTGGAAGGCGTCAAGGGAAAGATTGTGAGATAGGGTGCTATGATATTGTAGAAGGATGCGAAGGGATTGGATCGTGGCGCGGATGAGCCTTGAAGGAGAACGAAGCAAGGCATGGAATTTTGGCGCAACCCTTGAGTATGCTTCTGGACCACTTATCATCACGGTCCTTGCGCCCCTCTTCACTTGGAAGAAAGTGTTCTCGCAGGGAGGTACTTTGTTCAATTTCACAAAAGAGGTCTTCGCTGCGTTCATTGTCACGTTGTGCTTGGACTTCTTGGTGATCAGAAAGGCGTACTGGCGCATGtgtaggagaagaagatcgtggACTGATAAGAGGACGCAAGATGTCATTGCGGAGTGTGAGAAGGAGACGCGTCAAGAAAGAGATCCGGGAGAGGGCTTGTCAGGCGGAGAGCACATTCAAATTTGTTCTCTGTGGAAAGGCGGTCAGGCACTGCGATGGAAGCAAGGATTTGCAAATGGCGCAGTCGAAGCATTTGAGGCCGCCAACCAAGAAGTGCTGCTGTCCACTATTTAGTGAGCTACTATACCGACCATGCAGCCTCATCGATCGTTTCGTCCGTAGGGATTAATCTGCTCTCCCTCAAGCAGCAACATTGTCTTATTCGTTTTGTCCAAGAGATCGAACGCCGTTCGAAAAGATCTCAAACACAACTCTCGACACATCCGAGAACGCACGCCGAATCTTGTCCAGAAGCAATTACATCAAAATGTCCCCATTCCTGTCATTTCTCACCGCCGTTCTCTCACTCATCCTCTCCCCCATCGTTGGGTGCCTACTGATTCCCTTCGGACCGTTCACATACGACTTCAGTCATCGCATAATTTTCGGTCAACCGCCTCAGAAGGACAGCCAGGCCGAAGCATATTTCAGCGAGTTAATGAAGGAGGTTCCCGCAACTGAGCAAAATATCAGCCGCAGCAACGGTAACGCGGTTGTCCCAACACAGTCCGAGGGAATGCCTCCGAAACTGGACCCAACAGTTGTATCCTCGCACGATGCTTCACTGCCTCCTCCTTTGGACATTGGTTCTCCACCAGAATCGAGCTGCCTTTACGATCACTGGTTCGGCTCGGCCGCATTTTTATATATCGGGCTGACGTCTTGCTTCGCGTTCTTGATActttggcaagaagaagacgcacTGGCCGTGGCGAAAGCGAGTACAGCGGCATTTGTGCTGACTGCGTGCTTTGATGTGGTGGTGACATGGGTATACTTGCTGAATTGGATGTACGCGAACCGAAATGGCGCTGCGAGAGGAGAACAAGCCTGCGAGGATCTGCATGGGAGGAGGACCGACGATGACAGGGAACAGGGGAAAGTTGCGAGCTTCCATGAGGAGCGCATCGACCACGGCGGAGAAGACTCAAATGAGGAATGGATCGACTGTGGCGCAGCAGAGCAAGGTAGCACAAAGGTCACAAATCAATCGAAATAGGCGCTGCGGAGCAAGGACTTCGAGTAGAAACACATTTGAGGCAGCCCTTGGCAGGTATCCAAGCACGATGGCCACTGAACCAGCAATCTATAATCCTCGATCAAAACTTTGGACATATCATTCCGATCGATTGTATCCGCCCTCTTGTGCAGTCCAGCTCCGTTGAAGTCGCTACATTCCATTGGAGCTCCCAATTGCAAGAACGAGAGAAGGGATGAGAAAGACAGCCGCCATGCTTCCCCTGTGAACGCTCAGATGAAACTCTCCTTGAGCCACCAGTTCTGAGCAGGCATGGTCTTCATGGAATTTTGTTTGCTTCTGTTATTCTCCGAGAACTAAACTACAAGCTCAGCTACCAAGTAGTGTTCGGTCGACCGCCGCAGGAAAGTGATAGAGACAATTGTAAGAAACACATCGTCTTCCGAGATAAGGCGGAAGCGTCTTACGAGAACCTTCAGAATACACCCATGCAGTGGCCTCTGCGATCGATACATCGGATTTTACACTATTGACCCCTCCTTTGGCTTCTCATTCACTTCCGAAAAGCGCACTGTGTCGTCTTTGGCTTGGATCAACCATATTGGTCTATGCCATACTATTGCAATGCTTCTTACGCGAACCGCTTCGGTACAACGAAGATTTACAGCACATGTACAAAGCCAGTGCAGTCACACTCGCAGGGATCACATGCGTTGACTCGGTCATGATCTGGACGGTGTTACATACAAGCCGGTCATGCGCTGATCAATGGCGCCGAGAAGACGTTGGGAGAGTTGCGAAAAGGAGAAGACCAATCAGGGGATGAAGGGGAATGTCTGATCGTGGCTTGTACAGAAGTCGGGTGGAAGGTAAGAGTCAAGCACTATACATGGCACGGGTCCTCGTAAGACAGATATTTGATGATGCTCTCGAGAATTGTCGCTATTCGAACCAAGATCTTTTGCTATGGCCACGACACACATTCGTCACTGTATCTTTGGTCCAATCCGCCTGCTCTTTGATTAACGTACCAGAAAAGACTTCAACCGTAGTCATGCCAAGGAGCTTAGCATGACAAAATTGATAACAGCATGCATGGTCTACTTGTAGCGTGATCAGCCCGTGTGTAAACCCTCAGCGAAGCAAGGGGGATAGGTACTATCTATGGCAGCCTGTCGTGATACAGGCTTTTGAGGCCGCCAGCCTTTGAGAGATACTCCGTTACTGCAGGTGCAATCATTCCTGCAGGGATCCTGTGCGATTAGCAGTATATAACACATGCATACTACCGTGGAACGCACTAAACACTTTTCCAACCAAAGCGTCTTGCCACGTACAGAAAACGACCTCGTTCGGATCGAGTATCACACTCCATCGAGGGTATACGTGTCACCGAAATGTCGATTTCCCTCCTGTACTGCAGTACCTACGGGATTTTTCTCACAACCTTGCTCACGCTCACCCGAACAATCAGTTTCACGGTTGCAGAAACAGTCCTCTTTGGAAGGCGAATCCGGGTACACAAGCCAACGGACTCCAAGAACCATAACATCAATACCTATTCCAACGATGGCAACGACAAGAATTGGGCTTATAATCACCATGCAGACATACAAAAAGGGGACCAGGACCCTTCTACGACTTGCTATGCTTGCTCTTGCACACTGGATACGATTCATGGCCCCTGGATGATGACCGGCCCAGCTGTGATGGGGTGTGTGGTTACATACTTGGCTGCCGATATATGGATAGCAAGACATAAGTACGGGAAGATCTATCCGGAAAGTGAGCTGCATGATAGTGCGATGAAGGCGGTCACGACGGGGTTCGAAATTTCGCTCGCTGTAGATGTTTTGATCATTTGTGCATGTGTGCTGCCGCGGACGTTCAGAAAGATTGATCACAAGCTTCTAAAGCTTGTCGGGGGAGGCAGGGAAGAGGGTGCCGAGACAGAAGGCCCGGTCAGAGAGAAGTGATTCCAGAGGGGAACACGGAGGGTGAGAAAGTTGATGGGAGACAATAGAACGAAGCAAGGCGAAAAGCGCTGTCACAGCACTTTGACAATGACATTTGAGGCCGCCCTCAAGGACTGATGTCTGCTGATATAAGAATCATTACAAAACAAATTCATGTTCCCACTCCTTGGGACGACCCACCACTGCAGCTGTTCCTGCAGGGTTCTTGCGTCGTGAGCAATATATAATACATGTCCGCTCCCGTCCGTGGACCAAGCTCAAAACCTCCATCCGCGAAAAATTCTTCGACGCATAACACACAGTTCCTTGCTTCATGGGCAAACTGGCCAACAACAAGAGATAATTACTACCAGAATGGGACTCTCTCTCAAGTACTGCATGCTCTACAGCTTCTCCTCGGTGATCACCCTCACCATCACTCGCGCACTCAGtttcgcagctgcagagaaAGTGCTTTTCGGACGCTGGGTCTGGAGATACCGATCGTTGGAGGCTCAGAAAAAGAGCACCAGTGCCAATTCCAACAAAGAcaccaacaagaagaacatAAGCAGGGACCACGAGACGGCAAACTCGGACAATGCTTCAACTTGTCACGATTGCTCCTCAACAATTGATACGATTTGTCGCCCCTGGATTTTGAGCGGTCCTGCCCTTATGGGGCTTGTGTTGGTCTGCTTCACGGTAGACAGGTTGACGATGAAATACAAGTATGGGATAGTACTCACAGAGAGCGTGAAGGAAAGGAGATTGAAGGAAGCGGCTGTAACAGCGTTTCTGTTTTCGCTGGCAGTAGATCTGGTTGTAATCTGTGCATGCGTGACTTCGTGGGGGAGGGAACACATTCGACGGTTCGCCGAAGGCAAggaggagattgtggaggTCAAAAACTTGGTCGAAGAAAAGTGACTCTGGAGTTTGTGGACCATGGCGTACGAAAAGGTTGAACGGACTCGACACGTCGGTAGTTCCTGCAGCAAACGAAGCGAGGTGCGAAGCACACGCGATTGGGAAATTTCCATCGTGACACAGGCTGTGCAGGCATTTGAGGCCGCCCCACGGATCATCCAAAATTGCCGCCCGTGTAAAATAAATCCATGAAAGGCCCCATTGCCATGCATCCTGAGCAACAGATGACATGCTTCCACCATCATCGCGCCATCAACGTCTTCGACGAAATCAGAAACAATTTTGTCTAAGGTTCTAGTCTACTAGTCGCAAGAATgtactactacctcctccTCTACGCCATCCTAGTCGGTTTCGTCCGGAAATGTAGtctcgcagctgcagagcgGATCTTCTCTGTCTCCTTCTGAGCCCGACTTGGCTTTTCGCGCCTGCCAATTTTGATGGCCTTTGATGACTGACTTGACGCGAATCGTTCAGTCTCGTTCGTGCGGTTGTATGTGTTGGCCGGCTAACCAGTCAAGATGTCCATCCCAGCAGTGTAGGAATCCACAGATATCTGAGTTAAAGCTTTCACTACACATCTCACATAACCTAAACGCACCTGTGCCCAGTGCTGTGGGTAATCTCAACAGCACGGAGTTGCACACAAAACGGATCGGTGAGTTGCCCAAGCAGAGCCACCTTCACGCAATGGTGCGACGCTTCGAAACGCGTCCACATAGAACATTATTCAGACTGGGAGCTCCGATGCCGAGATTCTTGCCATTTCTATGAGCCAAGTCGATTTCTGCTCTTTGTCGAAGCAGCAAGGCATTGCATTGTGGGATccgaagcagcaagcagtatTGAGCTGAGAATGTTGATCACCACTGTGATGCTGTCGTCCAACCACCGATTTCACTGCAGTCGCCTCGATAAATCAGCTGGCTGCCTTCGTGCCAACGAATCTGTGCTGTAAGTGTTCTGGTCATCGCATAAACCAAGCGGGCACTATCTACCTCCTAAATATGTGCGGAAATTACCTTAAAGTTTCGTCTTCCTagcagcttcagctttcTGTTTAGCTGAGCGAGATTTTAATGCTTTCGCATCTCGTTCAAACTCTTCTTCAGTCTTGAAAACAAAGTATGCCTGTTTCATGGAGTTTCAGTCAGTGAGCCTCGCGTATTTCAGCACAAGATGACAACTTACCTCTTGATCTACCGTAGCGATCAACTCTCCCTTGCAGTCCCTCATATACATCGTATTCAACGCCCTCCTTCCCTTCGTCCATCTCACTTGCATCTCGCAAAGAACCCCTTGATGCACATCAAAACCTTCGAGCCTCGCAAAACGCACCGTGTGAGTAAGGGATGCGAATGATCGTATACGTGTCGGAGTCGGCGTCAAAGTCTCGTCGCCTAAGATCGGAGGCCCGAATGGGATGCTGTGAACGATCATCGGCACGTCGAGGGTGAATACATCTGAGAGGAAGACAATTGCTAGAATTTGTCCTGTGGGTCCAGATATTGGGCTGGTGATGCGGTACTTGGTACGATAGGTTTTGAGGTTGGGATCCGACTCTTGAGTTATGTCTATGCGTTGACAGAGAAAGGGTGGGTCGGGGGTCCCTTTAGGGACACCTAGTGGAAGCATTTTGAGATCTGGCGAGTGGTCCTCGATAGAGCGAGCTGCCAGTTCGATCGCTTCCCGAGAAGGTGGTCTAGTGTATTCGTATTGTGTGGGCCAGCCTCGAGAGGTGACGGATCGTTTTTGGAAGCTCAGAAGGAGCACGCATCTGtagtcgctgtcgctgtcttGCGTTACGAAGACGTTCCTCGAAGCGAAGTTGGACATTGTCATAAGTTCGACGACTTTGTATCGCAATGCTTCGTTCTTGCCTGCTTTGAGGAATTGCACTTGTGCGCAATGTAGCTCGAAGTCGGGTGGCACGGTCTTGTAAGCTGCCGCAGTGCCCTCTGTTATAGGCACTGAGCCTGCCGCCCTTTGGACTAGTGGCCAACTCCATGGTCGATAGACGCTCGTGAAGTGGTTTGGCTTTCCATCGACCGGATAGACAGATACGCTGCGCTCGAATTCGTATTGATCTGCCATCGTTGTGGTGACTGTTGAATGTCCGTCTTCCGTTGCAATGTGACCTTTGTTTGCATAGTCTGAGGTCGATAGGCAATGTTTAAGAAGTCCCGAGCCAAGCCGCGATTCCTGGTTTAGCCGTGTTCAAGCATCGACATCAAGCCAGATCCTGGACACCACGCCCTGTGCTCACTCATCACAATCTGATATCCATGTCCGTGCTCGTTCAGTAGCATAGCATAGCACGCCATACTACTGCCTACAGTCCTGGTTGACGTCTTGGGACTTCACGCGGCCAGCGAAGGTGCCGAAATccgcggcagcggcagcggcaccTCTCTATACCGCAGTCCCTACTTCACCTCAGGAACACAAATCTGCTTCCCAATTTTTAAGTTCGCACAAACAATCCCATCATTCACCTCCACAATTTTCTCCAcactcgtcttcctcgcctcCGCAATCCCCCAACAAGTATCGCCCTGAGAAATCTTATACTTCTCGAGACCAGGACCGCACGTAATCGCTGGCACTTTATTGCTCCCTCCAGAATTAACATACCAGAGAATCGTCATCAACACAACCGTCacaagcaagaagaacggtttcatcatcttccaatCATTCTCGATAGCTTCAGCGGGGATATTTTCGCCATTGAATCCAGATTGCGGAGCCACGTTTGCAGAGGTATGAGAGTAGTTGAGATTTCCATGTCGTCCGGTTCCTTCTTCGGTTTGGTAGTAGTTGCCTTGATCGTCTCTGTAGGTGTAGACTTGTGTATCGGCATCGTAGCCTACGGGGTTCATTCCGTGGTGTTGGTCGTCATCCTGTGGTGATGTGTCAGCTTTGCGCCACGTGTGGTGATACGATCAGATTTTACGCGGTCGTATCTCCAGCTGGCCATGATTGCTGATGCTTTGATATTGTTGGTGTTGTTCGAGAGGCATGGACAGGGCCAGGGCGACGAAGTAGGCAGGCAGGTGGGGCTGAAACGTGTCTTGGCGGAGTGAGTGACGTAGTCTGCCCTCATGAAACAATGTCTCCTGCGATTAGAGTGCTGACAGTATTTCGGAGTACGCGATGTCTGTGCTTGCGAATCTGAACTTAAGGTCTCAATTCCTAGCTTGTCGTCAGGATGTAGTCTCGGAGTGCCCGAGAACACTTTCCCATACCATGACTGGCGAAACCCGAGCCCGCCCGTCATCGGACTGATTTCAATGAGATAACACCTTCCCTACGAGCCGGAAAGCTATGTTCATAGACGCGAAGTCCGCGCTCTTCCGACTTCTGGAACCTGCCGTAAAGCCCTGCACACTCTCAGCTAGGTTGCAGAAGCTTAGCGGACTTAGCTATGTGACTTATGTCCATAGCCTTTCTCACCCGGAGCCATTGGCAGAGTTTGGCTATGTCTCATGAAGGCTTTTGCAGCATGATTCTGATATGCGCCAGGCTGATGAGCAGAGAACTTTCCGTTTCTTGGGAGAAGAGACAGGTCCTGGCACCAGACTCTGTTTCGTGAGTAATTGAATTCGCTTGTCCTTTTTCTGCAACATGCCTACCAAGTCTGATGGGAAATGGAGCTAGGGCAAGGGGGAGAACTTCGACATGGGTGTCTCCATTTGTTGTCAACTTGGACGCTACCTACGGCCGGCGATCTGCTTGGCCTCGATAGCTCCTTGAGCGCTGAGCGCGTTGCTGCTCGAACTTCCATGGCTCTGAGGGATCTTGCTAATATCCCCCACGTCCACGGtagccgccgccaccgccgcgcCCACGGAAGCCTCCACCAcggcctcctcgtcctcgagaAGCCGCCAGCTCTCTCGCACGCTCCACCTCGCTGTTGCGGACGTATCTCGGACGCTCTGGCGGCGGGATGTCGGCGTAGCCTTTGGCTGATGCGTTGAACATTTTCTTGTTCTCTTTCATTTTGCGTAGACCCTCTTCCGTGAAGCCCCAGTAATTGCGTGTAGGACGCTCTGGGTCCTTCCAGACTTTGTTGCCTAATGCATCGATGTCCTGGACCTCGTCTGCTTTCGTGTGTGTATCGAAGCAGTGAAGCATCTCGCTGAGAAGTCCTTCTGCTTCCTTTCGAGTCTGTTCGTTTACTGGCTTGCCTGCCAAAAATCAGTCTATGAAAAAGCTGTGCAGCGCACTGACCAAGCAAGGCGTGCATGTTGCTACGCACCTCCATTGACGAGTTGATAGCCGCCATGAGGCAGAGCACGTGAGAGCAGCGGGTAGCCACGTTCCTCCCGCAACTTCAACCCATTTGCCGCTGGAAGCAGGTGCCATGGCGCGTCTGGGTCATCCTTCACACCATGCCTATTCCTCAATGCGGGCCTCATTTTCTGCGCCGATTGTGCGAGAAGATGTGTTGTGAGGTCAAGGTTCTTCAGGCTCGGATCGTGCTTGCGGTTGTCGGCATTCTCTGCTATTTTTCGAAGTCGGTCGATGTCTGATTTCGTGAAGACTTGGGTAACGATCTGGGTCCAATTGCTGAGGATATCATTCAATGCATTCTTCGGCTTTGCCGCTTCTCCCGGCGTTATGCAGGCGGCCTCCTCGAAAATGTCAAGACAGCATTGTTTGGCGGAATCGAGAGCTTCGCGCGCGTATTTCC
This genomic interval from Cercospora beticola chromosome 7, complete sequence contains the following:
- a CDS encoding uncharacterized protein (antiSMASH:Cluster_7): MSPFLSFLTAVLSLILSPIVGCLLIPFGPFTYDFSHRIIFGQPPQKDSQAEAYFSELMKEVPATEQNISRSNGNAVVPTQSEGMPPKLDPTVVSSHDASLPPPLDIGSPPESSCLYDHWFGSAAFLYIGLTSCFAFLILWQEEDALAVAKASTAAFVLTACFDVVVTWVYLLNWMYANRNGAARGEQACEDLHGRRTDDDREQGKVASFHEERIDHGGEDSNEEWIDCGAAEQGSTKVTNQSK
- a CDS encoding uncharacterized protein (antiSMASH:Cluster_7); translated protein: MGLSLKYCMLYSFSSVITLTITRALSFAAAEKVLFGRWVWRYRSLEAQKKSTSANSNKDTNKKNISRDHETANSDNASTCHDCSSTIDTICRPWILSGPALMGLVLVCFTVDRLTMKYKYGIVLTESVKERRLKEAAVTAFLFSLAVDLVVICACVTSWGREHIRRFAEGKEEIVEVKNLVEEK
- a CDS encoding uncharacterized protein (antiSMASH:Cluster_7) — translated: MADQYEFERSVSVYPVDGKPNHFTSVYRPWSWPLVQRAAGSVPITEGTAAAYKTVPPDFELHCAQVQFLKAGKNEALRYKVVELMTMSNFASRNVFVTQDSDSDYRCVLLLSFQKRSVTSRGWPTQYEYTRPPSREAIELAARSIEDHSPDLKMLPLGVPKGTPDPPFLCQRIDITQESDPNLKTYRTKYRITSPISGPTGQILAIVFLSDVFTLDVPMIVHSIPFGPPILGDETLTPTPTRIRSFASLTHTVRFARLEGFDVHQGVLCEMQVRWTKGRRALNTMYMRDCKGELIATVDQEAYFVFKTEEEFERDAKALKSRSAKQKAEAARKTKL
- a CDS encoding uncharacterized protein (antiSMASH:Cluster_7), with amino-acid sequence MASWRYDRDDDQHHGMNPVGYDADTQVYTYRDDQGNYYQTEEGTGRHGNLNYSHTSANVAPQSGFNGENIPAEAIENDWKMMKPFFLLVTVVLMTILWYVNSGGSNKVPAITCGPGLEKYKISQGDTCWGIAEARKTSVEKIVEVNDGIVCANLKIGKQICVPEVK
- a CDS encoding uncharacterized protein (antiSMASH:Cluster_7), producing MERAYRVLQQLQKDGVMTSEAARITRPSNVNEARATFGAALRLAGLQSYKADAVTAQVCKTCNICTIENIQRCKEQFIHYILPSSQARKVYFKYLQTLCRLFAPGSWKLKAASGLDEVLGLSAGGATNHLPASHARRIHTLYIINELLVSLLELSRQDSKVRPRPTADEERKYAREALDSAKQCCLDIFEEAACITPGEAAKPKNALNDILSNWTQIVTQVFTKSDIDRLRKIAENADNRKHDPSLKNLDLTTHLLAQSAQKMRPALRNRHGVKDDPDAPWHLLPAANGLKLREERGYPLLSRALPHGGYQLVNGGKPVNEQTRKEAEGLLSEMLHCFDTHTKADEVQDIDALGNKVWKDPERPTRNYWGFTEEGLRKMKENKKMFNASAKGYADIPPPERPRYVRNSEVERARELAASRGRGGRGGGFRGRGGGGGYRGRGGY